The Paraburkholderia sabiae nucleotide sequence GAGCGGACGTGTTGAAGTTCTTCTCAAAACTGGAACGAAGCGTGATCGGCATCGAAGCGTGTCACGGTTCGCACTTCTGGGCTCGTGAATTGACCTCACAGGGGCATACGGTGCGCCTTCTGCCAACGCAATATGTGAAACCCTTTCTGGTCGGTGGCAAGAACGATACGAATGACGCTTCGGCCATCTGCGCGGCGGTGTCACGACCTGGCATTCATCCGGTCCCGATCAAAAGCGCTGAACAGCAGTCACTGCAGTCGGTTCATCGTATGCGCGAGCGGCTCGTTCACGAGCGAACAGCGAAATCAAACCAGATACGAAGCATGTTTGCCGAAGAGGGGTTCATCTTCCCAGTGGGTATCGTTCATTTAAGACAGGGTGTCGTGGCACTCGTGAGTGATGCTGATGCCCGCATCACGATCCTGCTTCGACGGCTTGGCTCAATGTACATCGAACAGTTGGCAGCGTTACAGCGATGGATCGACGAACTCGCTTCCGAGATTGCTGAGATATTCAAACGGAATGAAAGCTGCCAGCGCCTCGCTACCATACCCGGGATCGGACCGCTCGTAGCAACCGCATTGTTCAGCGGGGTCGGAGATCCACAGCAGTTCAGGAACGGGCGGCAGTTCGCAGCGTGGTTGGGTCTGACGCCCAGGCAGCGATCAAGCGGTGGCAAGTCAAAGCTGGGCGGCATCGCAAAGCGTGGCGACACCTATCTCCGCACCCTGCTGGTCCAGGGCGCGCGCGCTGTGATGCGCTTTGTAGAACGTCGTGACGACCGACATAGTCGCTGGATCAAAGCTGTGATGCAGCGCCGCCACGTGAGCATCGCTGCGATCGCGCTGGCGAACAAGACGGCGCGAATTGCGTGGGCAATATTGACGAACAATGACAGCTTCAGGCTGGCGTAGCTCGCTTGTAACGCATCGAAGTAACTTCACTCCATCAACGATTGCGCAAGAAGTGGCAAGCATGGCGAACCGGTCGGACCGGCGCTTGTAGATCCTGATATATCCGGCGGCTGCATCAAGAAGCCAGGAGGCCGATGAGGGACAAGCGCGCAAACTTCCATGATGGCTCGTGCCGATGGCCGGCACACAAAAAGCCGAATGCACGGACGCAGTCGAGACCTTCAAAATGCACACCGATCTTGCTCATAGCCGGGAGTCCATGTACGGATATAAGACCGCAGCCGATACCTCGTTACGGCATCACATTAAGAATCAACTTGGCAAACCGGGCGGTGTCCATATAAGGGCGTGTGAAAACGCATTTATCGCCTAAACTGAATCAACGCATTGAGAGCGGGTGACTCATGAAGCGATTCGTTGAAGGCGATGACCGCAAACAGGTTGCACCACTTCCCGAATGCGTCGATGACTACATCGGGCAGGATAACCCCGTAAGGGCGATAGATGCCTTCGCCGACGAACTGAACCTTGCGGAACTCGGCTTCAACGGTACCACGCCGGCGCTCGCAGGCCGCCCGCCCTATCATCCGGGCGTAATGCTCAAGATCTATATCTACGGGTATTTGAACCGGGTGCCGTCAAGCAGGCGTCTTGAGCGTGAATGCCAACGCAATGTGGAGTTGATGTGGCTAACAGGACGTCTGGCGCCAGACTTCAAGACGATCGCTGACTTTCGCCGCGACAACGGGCCGGCTATTCGCAACGTGTGCCGTCGTTTCGTCGAA carries:
- a CDS encoding IS110 family RNA-guided transposase; protein product: MPALTIGLDIAKNVFQVYGVDHGGRPVIQRKLRRADVLKFFSKLERSVIGIEACHGSHFWARELTSQGHTVRLLPTQYVKPFLVGGKNDTNDASAICAAVSRPGIHPVPIKSAEQQSLQSVHRMRERLVHERTAKSNQIRSMFAEEGFIFPVGIVHLRQGVVALVSDADARITILLRRLGSMYIEQLAALQRWIDELASEIAEIFKRNESCQRLATIPGIGPLVATALFSGVGDPQQFRNGRQFAAWLGLTPRQRSSGGKSKLGGIAKRGDTYLRTLLVQGARAVMRFVERRDDRHSRWIKAVMQRRHVSIAAIALANKTARIAWAILTNNDSFRLA